The following coding sequences lie in one Saimiri boliviensis isolate mSaiBol1 chromosome 6, mSaiBol1.pri, whole genome shotgun sequence genomic window:
- the ACP2 gene encoding lysosomal acid phosphatase: MAGKQSGWNPVALLQLLLCVNPMVMPPTQARSLRFVTLLYRHGDRSPVKTYPKDPYQEEEWPQGFGQLTKEGMLQHWELGQALRQRYHGFLNTSYHRQEVYVRSTDFDRTLMSAEANLAGLFPPNGMQRFNPNISWQPIPVHTVPMAEDRLLKFPLGPCPRYEQLQNETRQTPEYQNESSRNAQFLDMVANETGLTDLTLESVWNVYDTLFCEQTHGLRLPPWASPQTMQRLSRLKDFSFRFLFGIYQQAEKARLQGGVLLAQIRKNLTLMATTSQLPKLLVYSAHDTTLVALQMALDVYNGEQAPYASCHIFELYQEDSGNFSVEMYFRNESERAPWPLSLPGCPHRCPLQDFLRLTEPVVPKDWQQECQLASGPADTEVIVALAVCGSILFLLIVLLLTVLFRMQAQPPGYRHVADGEDHA; encoded by the exons ATGGCGGGCAAGCAGTCCGGCTGGAACCCGGTGGCTCTCCTCCAGCTCCTTCTCTGCGTGAACCCGATGGTGATGCCGCCCACCCAGGCCCGGAGTCTGCGCTTCGTTACCTTG CTGTACCGCCACGGAGACCGTTCACCAGTGAAGACATATCCCAAGGATCCCTATCAGGAAGAAGAATGGCCCCAGGGGTTTGGTCAGTTAACCAAG GAGGGGATGCTACAGCACTGGGAGCTTGGCCAGGCCCTGCGGCAGCGCTACCACGGCTTCTTAAACACCTCTTACCACCGGCAAGAG GTTTATGTGCGAAGCACAGACTTTGACCGGACTCTCATGAGTGCTGAGGCCAACCTGGCTGGACTCTTCCCTCCCAACGGGATGCAGCGCTTCAACCCAAACATCTCGTGGCAGCCTATCCCTGTGCACACTGTGCCCATGGCTGAGGACAGG CTGCTGAAGTTCCCGTTGGGCCCATGTCCCCGTTATGAGCAGCTGCAGAACGAGACTCGGCAGACACCAGAGTATCAGAACGAGAGCTCTCGCAATGCA CAATTTCTGGACATGGTGGCCAACGAGACAGGGCTTACAGACCTGACACTGGAGAGCGTCTGGAATGTCTACGACACACTCTTCTGTGAG CAAACGCACGGGCTGCGCCTGCCGCCCTGGGCCTCGCCCCAAACCATGCAGCGTCTGAGCCGGCTGAAGGACTTCAGCTTCCGCTTCCTCTTCGGAATCTACCAGCAGGCGGAGAAGGCCCGGCTTCAGGGGG GAGTCCTGCTGGCTCAGATACGGAAGAACTTGACCCTAATGGCGACCACCTCCCAGCTCCCCAAGCTGCTGGTTTACTCCGCG CACGACACTACCCTGGTTGCCCTGCAAATGGCACTGGACGTCTACAATGGCGAACAAGCCCCCTACGCCTCCTGCCACATATTTGAACTGTACCAGGAAGATTCTGG GAATTTCTCAGTGGAGATGTACTTTCGGAACGAGAGTGAGAGGGCCCCCTGGCCACTCAGCCTGCCTGGCTGCCCTCACCGCTGCCCACTGCAGGACTTCCTTCGCCTCACAGAGCCCGTCGTGCCCAAGGATTGGCAGCAAGAGTGCCAGCTGGCAAGCGGTCCTGCAGACACAG AGGTGATTGTGGCCTTGGCTGTATGTGGctccatcctcttcctcctcatagTGCTGCTCCTCACCGTCCTCTTCCGGATGCAGGCCCAGCCTCCAGGCTACCGCCACGTCGCAGACGGGGAGGACCACGCCTGA